In one window of bacterium DNA:
- a CDS encoding tyrosine-type recombinase/integrase has translation MPNSTRRGKANASETIHRFTPIQERLRVKTAFDFEGQGLPSPAQAYLDSLDSPDSKRNMGYALDVFAAFFSGGRIGRNEIPWHQMTPEHRDALRAHLVERYQERNRFGRKRASPESVNNRLVAWRQVLKHAWDKGLMSGEAYQHTANVKVVKGQRQKKRKFVPEEHLARVFQHCALDPNRPAGARDAALLSLLFGCGLRRFEAIGLELEDIDRQPHGWTLTVVGKRNKERTVGVPIGAAAFVRDWLDIRGLEPGPLFFPIRKNGFVVVQDRPMTVKVGNDIVDKRFLAAGVPKISPHDLRATSTTILAGLLDVFQTMDWAGHEDANTTRGYVVAANNLAQQIAERLRVPHFEDTGRSSSLSWERLR, from the coding sequence ATGCCCAATTCCACCCGCCGCGGCAAAGCAAACGCCAGTGAAACAATCCACCGCTTTACTCCGATCCAAGAGCGTCTGAGGGTCAAGACGGCGTTCGATTTCGAGGGCCAGGGGCTTCCGTCGCCGGCTCAGGCCTACCTGGATTCGCTCGATTCGCCGGATTCGAAGCGAAACATGGGGTACGCGCTCGATGTCTTCGCGGCGTTCTTCTCGGGCGGCCGGATCGGCCGGAACGAGATCCCCTGGCACCAAATGACGCCTGAGCACCGTGACGCGCTCCGCGCTCATCTGGTCGAGCGCTACCAAGAACGGAATCGGTTCGGACGAAAACGAGCCAGCCCGGAGAGCGTGAACAACCGGCTTGTCGCGTGGCGCCAGGTTCTCAAGCATGCCTGGGACAAGGGCCTCATGTCCGGTGAGGCTTACCAGCACACCGCCAACGTGAAGGTCGTGAAGGGACAGCGGCAGAAGAAACGAAAGTTCGTTCCGGAGGAGCATCTCGCACGGGTCTTTCAGCACTGTGCCTTGGACCCCAACCGCCCCGCTGGGGCGCGCGATGCCGCCCTCCTCTCCCTCCTCTTTGGGTGCGGGCTGCGGCGGTTCGAGGCGATTGGACTCGAGCTCGAAGACATCGATCGGCAGCCTCACGGCTGGACGCTCACTGTTGTGGGCAAGCGCAACAAGGAACGGACCGTGGGAGTCCCGATCGGTGCGGCCGCCTTCGTGCGGGACTGGCTGGATATCCGTGGCCTCGAGCCAGGCCCCCTCTTCTTCCCTATCCGCAAGAACGGCTTCGTCGTTGTGCAGGATCGCCCGATGACGGTGAAGGTCGGCAACGACATCGTCGACAAGCGCTTCCTGGCGGCTGGCGTCCCAAAGATCTCCCCTCATGACCTTCGTGCAACCAGCACGACCATCCTCGCGGGCCTACTCGATGTCTTCCAGACGATGGATTGGGCAGGACACGAGGATGCCAACACGACGCGAGGCTACGTGGTCGCAGCGAACAACTTGGCCCAACAGATTGCTGAGAGGCTTCGCGTGCCTCACTTTGAGGACACCGGACGTTCGAGCTCGCTCTCGTGGGAGAGGCTCCGGTAG